A window from Corvus cornix cornix isolate S_Up_H32 chromosome 8, ASM73873v5, whole genome shotgun sequence encodes these proteins:
- the RGS4 gene encoding regulator of G-protein signaling 4 isoform X1, whose product MCKGLAALPATCLKSAKDMKHRLGFLLQKSDSCDYSSSQGKKEKISSSQRLSQEEVRKWADSLENLIHHDRGLAAFRAFLKSEYSEENIEFWVSCEEYKKTKSPAKLSPKARKIYDEFISVQATKEVNLDSCTREKTSHNMLEPTLSCFDEAQRKIFTLMEKDSYRRFLKSPYYLDLVSPPGAGCGPENCKRNHIHTLDCNSNIISQCA is encoded by the exons tgccAAAGACATGAAGCACCGCCTGGGCTTCTTGCTGCAGAAGTCAGATTCCTGTGACTACAGCTCTTCCCAGGGCAAGAAGGAGAAGATATCTTCAAGCCAGAG GCTTAGCCAGGAGGAAGTCAGAAAATGGGCAGACTCTTTGGAAAATTTGATCCATCATGACA GAGGACTGGCTGCTTTCCGTGCTTTTCTCAAATCTGAGTACAGTGAGGAAAACATCGAGTTCTGGGTTAGTTGTGAGGAGTACAAGAAGACCAAGTCACCAGCCAAGCTCAGCCCCAAGGCCAGGAAGATCTATGATGAGTTCATCTCAGTGCAGGCCACAAAAGAG GTGAACTTGGATTCGTGCACACGAGAGAAGACAAGCCACAATATGCTGGAGCCTACACTGTCCTGCTTTGATGAGgctcagagaaaaatattcaccCTCATGGAAAAGGATTCTTACCGCCGGTTCCTCAAGTCCCCTTACTACCTGGACTTGGTCAGCCCAcctggtgctggctgtgggCCCGAAAACTGCAAAAGAAACCACATTCACACCTTAGACTGCAACTCCAACATCATCTCTCAGTGCGCCTGA
- the RGS4 gene encoding regulator of G-protein signaling 4 isoform X2 yields the protein MKHRLGFLLQKSDSCDYSSSQGKKEKISSSQRLSQEEVRKWADSLENLIHHDRGLAAFRAFLKSEYSEENIEFWVSCEEYKKTKSPAKLSPKARKIYDEFISVQATKEVNLDSCTREKTSHNMLEPTLSCFDEAQRKIFTLMEKDSYRRFLKSPYYLDLVSPPGAGCGPENCKRNHIHTLDCNSNIISQCA from the exons ATGAAGCACCGCCTGGGCTTCTTGCTGCAGAAGTCAGATTCCTGTGACTACAGCTCTTCCCAGGGCAAGAAGGAGAAGATATCTTCAAGCCAGAG GCTTAGCCAGGAGGAAGTCAGAAAATGGGCAGACTCTTTGGAAAATTTGATCCATCATGACA GAGGACTGGCTGCTTTCCGTGCTTTTCTCAAATCTGAGTACAGTGAGGAAAACATCGAGTTCTGGGTTAGTTGTGAGGAGTACAAGAAGACCAAGTCACCAGCCAAGCTCAGCCCCAAGGCCAGGAAGATCTATGATGAGTTCATCTCAGTGCAGGCCACAAAAGAG GTGAACTTGGATTCGTGCACACGAGAGAAGACAAGCCACAATATGCTGGAGCCTACACTGTCCTGCTTTGATGAGgctcagagaaaaatattcaccCTCATGGAAAAGGATTCTTACCGCCGGTTCCTCAAGTCCCCTTACTACCTGGACTTGGTCAGCCCAcctggtgctggctgtgggCCCGAAAACTGCAAAAGAAACCACATTCACACCTTAGACTGCAACTCCAACATCATCTCTCAGTGCGCCTGA
- the RGS5 gene encoding regulator of G-protein signaling 5, translating to MCKGLAALPHTCLERAKEIKTKLGTLLQKPDSTIDFIIPYPEKPEKPPKAQKPSPEEALQWRDSLEKLLQNPYGLASFRSFLRSEFSEENAEFWAACEDYKKTKSPVKMAEKAKKIYEEFIQTEAPKEVNIDHFTKAVTMKNLVEPSPTSFDMAQKRIFALMEKDSLPRFVRSEFYHELIK from the exons ATGTGCAAAGGATTAGCAGCGCTGCCCCACACGTGCCTGGAGAG ggccAAGGAGATCAAGACGAAGCTGGGCACACTGCTCCAGAAGCCTGACTCGACCATTGACTTCATCATCCCTTACCCTGAGAAGCCGGAGAAGCCACCCAAGGCCCAGAA GCCATCTCCGGAGGAGGCTCTGCAGTGGCGCGATTCCTTGGAGAAACTCCTGCAGAACCCCT ATGGGCTCGCCAGCTTCCGCAGCTTCCTGCGCTCCGAGTTCAGTGAGGAGAACGCTGAGTTCTGGGCAGCCTGCGAGGACTACAAGAAAACCAAGTCCCCTGTGAAGATGGCAGAGAAGGCCAAAAAGATCTATGAGGAGTTCATCCAGACTGAGGCACCCAAGGAG GTGAACATCGACCACTTCACCAAGGCTGTGACCATGAAGAACCTGGTGGAGCCATCACCAACCAGCTTTGACATGGCCCAGAAGAGGATCTTTGCCCTGATGGAAAAAGACTCCCTGCCCAGATTTGTGCGGTCGGAGTTTTATCATGAGTTAATCAAGTAG